A window of Cellulomonas fimi contains these coding sequences:
- a CDS encoding ABC transporter permease gives MTTTTAARPVAHVRPFWPLALLHARLNFIETVRIPIAVLGNLLFPALALLFFVVPQRAVAEDPLVATAAVAQLGTFAVMSTCLFTFGVGVAEDRALPFDPYLRTLPAGAGPRLAGRVLNGVLWAYLALVPLVLIGALLTEAVLPVGRALAAVVVVPLVAVPFLLLGVAIGYRLSSKAAIAVVQATLFPLAFAGGLFLPPEAFPTWLDAISKALPSRAARDLAVQATTGYDAYAWAVPVLVGWTVLFAVLAALAYRSDEGRRFR, from the coding sequence ATGACCACGACCACCGCCGCCCGGCCGGTCGCGCACGTGCGGCCGTTCTGGCCGCTCGCGCTGCTGCACGCCCGGCTCAACTTCATCGAGACCGTGCGCATCCCGATCGCGGTGCTCGGCAACCTGCTGTTCCCCGCGCTCGCGCTGCTGTTCTTCGTCGTCCCGCAGCGGGCCGTCGCGGAGGACCCGCTGGTCGCGACGGCCGCCGTCGCGCAGCTCGGCACGTTCGCGGTGATGTCGACGTGCCTGTTCACGTTCGGCGTCGGCGTCGCGGAGGACCGGGCGCTCCCGTTCGACCCGTACCTGCGGACGCTGCCCGCCGGTGCCGGCCCGCGGCTCGCGGGCCGCGTCCTCAACGGCGTGCTGTGGGCCTACCTGGCGCTCGTGCCGCTCGTGCTCATCGGCGCGCTGCTGACCGAGGCGGTCCTGCCCGTCGGGCGGGCCCTCGCGGCCGTGGTCGTCGTGCCGCTCGTCGCGGTGCCGTTCCTGCTGCTGGGCGTCGCGATCGGGTACCGGCTGTCGTCGAAGGCCGCGATCGCGGTCGTGCAGGCCACGCTGTTCCCGCTGGCCTTCGCGGGCGGGCTGTTCCTGCCGCCCGAGGCGTTCCCGACGTGGCTCGACGCGATCTCGAAGGCGCTCCCGTCGCGCGCCGCCCGCGACCTCGCGGTCCAGGCGACCACGGGTTACGACGCGTACGCGTGGGCGGTGCCGGTGCTGGTCGGCTGGACCGTGCTGTTCGCCGTCCTCGCGGCGCTGGCGTACCGCAGCGACGAGGGCCGCCGCTTCCGCTGA
- a CDS encoding CPBP family intramembrane glutamic endopeptidase: protein MTTTAPGDATPADPGRTSATAHATVVSPTDDDARPPFAPPPGPRAVRRRLTAEIWIVLGLSLGRSGVYAVVAILDRLTREQALGDQTATLNPSRSPRPWLDLTYQLLSIGFALVPVALALYLLSANGRSAVRRIGLDGTRPWRDLGVGAGLAALIGIPGLGLYAVGRLLGITVEVQAAALNAAWWTVPVLVLSALQNALLEEVIAVGYLMERLRDLRWSAPAIVVASALLRGSYHLYQGWGAFAGNVVMGLVFAEYYRRRRRVMPLVVAHTLMDVFVFVGYALVPDEWRDALLLS, encoded by the coding sequence ATGACGACGACGGCGCCCGGCGACGCGACGCCCGCCGACCCGGGGCGCACGAGCGCCACCGCACACGCGACCGTGGTGTCACCCACCGACGACGACGCCCGGCCCCCGTTCGCTCCGCCGCCCGGTCCGCGCGCGGTGAGGCGCCGGCTCACCGCGGAGATCTGGATCGTCCTCGGTCTGTCGCTCGGCCGGTCCGGCGTCTACGCCGTCGTCGCGATCCTCGACCGGCTGACCCGCGAGCAGGCGCTCGGGGACCAGACCGCCACGCTCAACCCGAGCCGCTCGCCGCGCCCCTGGCTCGACCTCACCTACCAGCTCCTGTCGATCGGGTTCGCCCTCGTCCCCGTCGCGCTCGCGCTCTACCTGCTGTCCGCCAACGGCCGCTCGGCGGTGCGCCGCATCGGGCTCGACGGCACCCGGCCGTGGCGTGACCTGGGCGTCGGCGCCGGGCTCGCGGCGCTCATCGGGATCCCCGGCCTCGGCCTCTACGCGGTCGGGCGTCTGCTCGGCATCACGGTCGAGGTGCAGGCCGCGGCCCTGAACGCCGCCTGGTGGACCGTGCCCGTCCTCGTGCTGTCGGCGTTGCAGAACGCGCTGCTCGAGGAGGTCATCGCCGTCGGGTACCTCATGGAGCGGCTGCGCGACCTGCGCTGGAGCGCGCCGGCGATCGTCGTCGCGAGCGCGCTGCTGCGCGGCTCGTACCACCTCTACCAGGGGTGGGGCGCGTTCGCGGGCAACGTCGTCATGGGCCTGGTGTTCGCGGAGTACTACCGGCGACGACGTCGTGTCATGCCGCTCGTCGTCGCACACACGCTCATGGACGTGTTCGTGTTCGTCGGGTACGCGCTCGTGCCCGACGAGTGGCGGGACGCGCTGCTCCTGTCCTGA
- a CDS encoding ABC transporter ATP-binding protein → MSAVLDVRHVTRRFGAVTALDDVSLTVEHGELVGLLGPNGAGKTTLLSLVSGLRKPDSGTVRLFGGDPRAAASRIGLGTTPQETGLPATLTVGEVVDLVGGHYPDPMSRAEVLGRFGMEDLVKRQTGGLSGGQKRRLAVALALVGRPRLVLLDEPTTGLDVEARHVLWQALRDYHADGATVVLTSHYLEEVEALAERVVVVGGGRILADDTLQAVIGLVGLRRVMLTLPAGSVLDPGTLPGAHTAHAEDHAGGRRWTVLAEDADAFVRALVRTDAPFTDLELRGASLEEAFLALTEWGATLADPDPAAIDRSRRDDDVEEAVR, encoded by the coding sequence GTGAGCGCCGTCCTCGACGTCCGGCACGTGACCCGCCGGTTCGGCGCGGTCACCGCGCTCGACGACGTGAGCCTCACGGTCGAGCACGGCGAGCTCGTCGGCCTGCTCGGCCCGAACGGCGCCGGCAAGACGACGCTGCTCAGCCTCGTCAGCGGTCTGCGCAAGCCCGACAGCGGCACCGTCCGGCTGTTCGGCGGCGACCCGCGCGCCGCGGCGTCCCGCATCGGTCTCGGCACCACGCCGCAGGAGACCGGCCTGCCCGCGACGCTCACGGTCGGCGAGGTCGTCGACCTCGTCGGCGGCCACTACCCCGACCCGATGTCGCGCGCGGAGGTCCTCGGCCGGTTCGGCATGGAGGACCTGGTCAAGCGCCAGACGGGCGGCCTGTCGGGCGGGCAGAAGCGAAGGCTCGCGGTCGCGCTCGCGCTCGTCGGGCGCCCGCGTCTGGTGCTGCTCGACGAGCCCACGACCGGTCTCGACGTCGAGGCGCGGCACGTCCTGTGGCAGGCGCTGCGCGACTACCACGCCGACGGCGCGACGGTCGTCCTCACGAGCCACTACCTCGAGGAGGTCGAGGCGCTCGCCGAGCGCGTCGTCGTGGTCGGCGGCGGGCGGATCCTCGCCGACGACACCCTGCAGGCCGTGATCGGTCTCGTCGGCCTGCGGCGCGTCATGCTCACGCTGCCGGCGGGGTCCGTGCTCGACCCGGGCACGCTGCCGGGCGCGCACACCGCGCACGCCGAGGACCACGCGGGCGGCCGACGCTGGACCGTGCTCGCGGAGGACGCCGATGCGTTCGTCCGGGCGCTGGTCCGCACGGACGCGCCGTTCACCGACCTGGAGCTGCGCGGCGCGTCCCTCGAGGAGGCGTTCCTCGCGCTCACCGAGTGGGGCGCGACGCTCGCCGACCCCGACCCGGCGGCGATCGACCGGTCCCGCCGCGACGACGACGTCGAGGAGGCCGTCCGATGA
- a CDS encoding lysylphosphatidylglycerol synthase transmembrane domain-containing protein, with translation MSSTPPSGRAAAVDADRTRGGAPADPTVDSHGGDEAHDARVVVEDVPTVRVHHPTDLLNAVVAAVGVVLVLALAFYAPNTTSGVAEDVQGFADLLRSILFIPVQLLEVLVALVIPLAVLAELAIRRLGRQLLEGVTAAVVAVALNEALRFVIVEWASSDLADGLSIRVNGDLVVSLPPVFAMVLALLTVAGPRGRRRTVDWSWNVVWISAAVLLVIGRVSLPGLVVSLLIGRVAGMVVRYVSGVQSERAYGTSLLDGIRRAGFEPGRLARVADDTTDADAARLAAREGTDPVQLDGSPASRALTRSTGHRVYELTTTSGDELDVLVIDGDRQVVGGLERLWRSIRMRGIEGRSVVSLRQATSRAALLAYAARAAGVRTPQLLSIAEAEDSMLLVQERPGRAVPLADLPPERLTDDLLREIWAQLQLAHAAGVAHRALTSDAVLVDDLVGQPVVWLVGWEQGDVASSDLARRMDVTQLVALLALRVGANRALASAAAVLPESDLASVGPLLQTITLPRETRVEMRAHKEVLADLRTSLVARLPEASVEPEQLVRFGARTVLTILLTVVAIFAILTTINVEQIGEALAESDWRWSVLAFALGMSTLVTAALAFVAFSPVRLPVWRATLVQTAATFVALAAPAGIGPAALNLRMLTKRGVSTTLSAATVALVQVSQFIVTLVLLLGLTIISGRSESQLPISGAMLVAIGIAAALVGASLLVPPVRQWVLAKSLPTLQRTWPRLIEVLGQPWRLALAVGGNLAMTLGYILAFDACLQALNQDASLIQVALVYLAGNTAGALVPTPGGMGAVEFALATTLAGVTGMNIGVATSIAVLFRALTYWLRIPFGWAAMRYLQRTGEL, from the coding sequence ATGTCGTCGACGCCGCCCTCGGGTCGTGCGGCCGCCGTCGACGCGGACCGCACGCGCGGCGGCGCGCCCGCCGACCCCACGGTCGACTCCCACGGCGGCGACGAGGCGCACGACGCCCGCGTCGTCGTCGAGGACGTCCCGACCGTCCGTGTGCACCACCCGACGGACCTGCTGAACGCGGTCGTCGCCGCCGTCGGCGTCGTCCTCGTCCTCGCGCTCGCGTTCTACGCGCCCAACACGACGAGCGGCGTCGCGGAGGACGTCCAGGGCTTCGCCGACCTGCTGCGCAGCATCCTGTTCATCCCCGTGCAGCTGCTCGAGGTGCTCGTCGCGCTCGTCATCCCGCTCGCCGTGCTCGCGGAGCTCGCGATCCGCCGGCTCGGCCGCCAGCTCCTCGAGGGCGTGACCGCGGCGGTCGTCGCCGTCGCCCTCAACGAGGCGCTGCGGTTCGTCATCGTCGAGTGGGCGTCGAGCGACCTCGCCGACGGTCTGTCGATCCGGGTGAACGGCGACCTCGTGGTCTCGCTGCCGCCCGTCTTCGCGATGGTCCTCGCGCTGCTCACCGTCGCGGGTCCGCGGGGCCGCCGCCGCACGGTCGACTGGTCGTGGAACGTCGTCTGGATCAGCGCCGCGGTGCTGCTCGTCATCGGGCGCGTCTCGCTGCCGGGTCTCGTCGTGTCGCTGCTCATCGGGCGCGTCGCGGGCATGGTCGTGCGGTACGTGTCCGGCGTGCAGTCCGAGCGTGCGTACGGCACGAGCCTGCTCGACGGGATCCGGCGCGCCGGGTTCGAGCCCGGCCGGCTCGCCCGCGTCGCCGACGACACGACCGACGCCGACGCGGCACGGCTCGCGGCCCGCGAGGGGACCGACCCCGTCCAGCTCGACGGGTCGCCCGCGTCCCGCGCCCTCACGCGCTCGACCGGCCACCGCGTGTACGAGCTCACGACGACCTCCGGGGACGAGCTCGACGTGCTCGTGATCGACGGTGACCGTCAGGTCGTCGGCGGCCTGGAACGCCTGTGGCGGTCGATCCGCATGCGCGGCATCGAGGGCCGCTCGGTCGTCTCGCTGCGGCAGGCCACGAGCCGGGCCGCGCTCCTCGCCTACGCCGCACGCGCCGCCGGGGTCCGCACACCGCAGCTGCTGTCGATCGCCGAGGCCGAGGACTCGATGCTCCTCGTGCAGGAGCGCCCCGGCCGGGCCGTGCCGCTCGCGGACCTGCCGCCCGAGCGGCTCACCGACGACCTGCTGCGGGAGATCTGGGCGCAGCTGCAGCTCGCGCACGCCGCCGGGGTCGCGCACCGCGCGCTGACCAGCGACGCCGTGCTCGTCGACGACCTCGTCGGGCAGCCCGTCGTGTGGCTCGTCGGGTGGGAGCAGGGCGACGTCGCCTCGTCCGACCTCGCGCGCCGGATGGACGTCACGCAGCTCGTCGCGCTCCTCGCGCTGCGCGTCGGGGCGAACCGCGCGCTCGCGTCGGCCGCCGCCGTCCTGCCCGAGTCGGACCTCGCCTCGGTCGGCCCGCTGCTCCAGACGATCACCCTGCCGCGCGAGACCCGCGTGGAGATGCGCGCGCACAAGGAGGTGCTCGCCGACCTGCGCACGTCGCTCGTCGCGCGGCTGCCCGAGGCGTCCGTGGAGCCCGAGCAGCTCGTCCGGTTCGGCGCGCGGACCGTCCTGACGATCCTGCTCACCGTCGTCGCGATCTTCGCGATCCTCACGACGATCAACGTCGAGCAGATCGGCGAGGCGCTCGCCGAGAGCGACTGGCGCTGGTCGGTGCTGGCGTTCGCGCTCGGCATGAGCACCCTCGTCACCGCGGCGCTGGCGTTCGTGGCGTTCTCGCCCGTCCGGCTGCCCGTCTGGCGCGCGACGCTCGTCCAGACGGCCGCGACCTTCGTCGCCCTCGCGGCGCCCGCCGGCATCGGCCCGGCGGCGCTCAACCTGCGGATGCTCACCAAGCGCGGCGTCTCGACGACGCTGTCCGCGGCGACGGTCGCGCTCGTGCAGGTCAGCCAGTTCATCGTGACCCTGGTGCTGCTGCTCGGGCTCACGATCATCTCGGGCCGGAGCGAGTCGCAGCTGCCGATCTCCGGCGCGATGCTCGTCGCCATCGGGATCGCCGCCGCGCTCGTCGGCGCGTCGCTGCTCGTGCCGCCCGTCCGCCAGTGGGTCCTCGCGAAGTCGCTGCCGACGCTCCAGCGCACCTGGCCCCGACTCATCGAGGTGCTGGGGCAGCCGTGGCGACTCGCGCTCGCCGTCGGCGGCAACCTCGCGATGACCCTCGGGTACATCCTGGCGTTCGACGCGTGCCTCCAGGCGCTCAACCAGGACGCGAGCCTGATCCAGGTCGCGCTCGTGTACCTCGCGGGCAACACCGCCGGGGCGCTCGTCCCGACGCCGGGCGGCATGGGCGCCGTCGAGTTCGCGCTGGCGACGACGCTCGCGGGCGTCACCGGGATGAACATCGGTGTCGCGACGTCGATCGCGGTCCTCTTCCGCGCGCTCACCTACTGGCTGCGCATCCCCTTCGGGTGGGCGGCGATGCGGTACCTGCAACGCACCGGCGAGCTCTGA
- a CDS encoding transcriptional regulator: MPDAPLDPVIHTEARLRVVSALSALARGDRISFPRLQQLLDMTAGNLSTHLRRLEEAEYVTITKTHEGRTPVTYVELSDTGRAALARYTRALRDLLGGRL; encoded by the coding sequence GTGCCTGACGCCCCGCTCGACCCCGTCATCCACACCGAGGCGCGCCTGCGCGTCGTGTCCGCGCTCTCCGCGCTCGCGCGCGGCGACCGCATCAGCTTCCCGCGGCTGCAACAGCTGCTCGACATGACCGCGGGCAACCTCTCGACCCACCTGCGCCGACTCGAGGAGGCGGAGTACGTGACCATCACCAAGACCCACGAGGGCCGGACACCGGTGACCTACGTGGAGCTCAGCGACACCGGGCGCGCCGCGCTCGCCCGGTACACGCGCGCGCTGCGCGACCTGCTCGGGGGCCGGCTGTGA
- a CDS encoding metal-sensitive transcriptional regulator: protein MHGYTDAKDDYLKRLRRIEGQVRGIARMVDEDVYCIDVLTQISAVTKALQAVSIGLVEDHLGHCVVDAARKSPEEGAAKVREASDAIARLVRS, encoded by the coding sequence GTGCACGGCTACACCGACGCCAAGGACGACTACCTCAAGCGGCTGCGGCGCATCGAGGGACAGGTCCGCGGCATCGCCCGCATGGTCGACGAGGACGTCTACTGCATCGACGTCCTCACCCAGATCTCCGCCGTCACCAAGGCGCTCCAGGCCGTGAGCATCGGCCTGGTCGAGGACCACCTCGGCCACTGCGTCGTCGACGCGGCCCGCAAGTCCCCCGAGGAGGGCGCCGCGAAGGTCCGCGAGGCCTCCGACGCCATCGCCCGGCTCGTCCGCAGCTGA
- a CDS encoding heavy-metal-associated domain-containing protein, whose protein sequence is MSQTTTFGVDGMTCGHCVHAVTTELSALPGVTDVAVDLVVGGSSTVRVTSDAPLADDAVSEAVVEAGYAVTPRRSLL, encoded by the coding sequence ATGTCCCAGACCACCACCTTCGGCGTCGACGGCATGACCTGCGGGCACTGCGTGCACGCCGTGACCACCGAGCTGTCCGCCCTCCCCGGCGTCACCGACGTCGCCGTCGACCTCGTCGTCGGCGGGTCGTCCACCGTCCGCGTCACGTCCGACGCCCCGCTCGCCGACGACGCGGTCTCCGAGGCCGTCGTCGAGGCCGGCTACGCCGTCACCCCCCGGAGGTCCCTGCTGTGA
- a CDS encoding sulfite exporter TauE/SafE family protein, translating to MRSLILLALVGLAAQLVDGSLGMAYGVTSSTLLLAIGTNPAAASATVHLAEIGTTLASGVSHWRFGNVDWKVVLRIGVPGAVGAFLGATVLSNLSTEAGTPVMALILLALGVYLLVRFTLFGLRTDRQHLPLRKRFLAPLGVFAGFIDATGGGGWGPVGTPALLASGRLEPRKVIGSIDTSEFLVSLAASLGFLWAIGSQGIDFTWVLALLIGGVIAAPFAAWLVRHIPPRILGSAVGGIIVLTNVRTLVRSDWVGWKNTPQEGLVLGVIAIVWVAAIVWSVRAYRADQAAARAEAVPVVEGEEKAAAPAV from the coding sequence GTGCGCTCCCTGATCCTCCTGGCCCTCGTCGGCCTCGCCGCCCAGCTCGTCGACGGCAGCCTCGGCATGGCGTACGGGGTCACCTCGTCGACGCTGCTGCTCGCCATCGGCACCAACCCGGCCGCCGCGTCCGCGACCGTCCACCTCGCCGAGATCGGCACGACGCTCGCGTCGGGCGTCTCGCACTGGCGGTTCGGCAACGTCGACTGGAAGGTCGTCCTGCGGATCGGCGTCCCCGGTGCGGTCGGCGCGTTCCTCGGTGCGACGGTCCTCTCCAACCTCTCGACCGAGGCCGGCACCCCGGTCATGGCCCTCATCCTGCTGGCCCTCGGCGTCTACCTGCTGGTCCGCTTCACGCTCTTCGGCCTGCGCACCGACCGCCAGCACCTCCCGCTGCGCAAGCGGTTCCTCGCGCCGCTCGGCGTCTTCGCCGGCTTCATCGACGCGACCGGCGGCGGCGGCTGGGGTCCGGTCGGCACGCCCGCGCTGCTCGCGAGCGGCCGTCTCGAGCCCCGCAAGGTCATCGGCTCGATCGACACCTCTGAGTTCCTCGTCTCGCTCGCCGCGTCCCTCGGCTTCCTCTGGGCGATCGGCTCGCAGGGCATCGACTTCACGTGGGTGCTCGCGCTGCTCATCGGCGGCGTCATCGCCGCGCCGTTCGCCGCGTGGCTCGTCCGGCACATCCCGCCGCGCATCCTGGGCTCCGCCGTCGGCGGCATCATCGTCCTCACCAACGTCCGCACCCTGGTCCGCAGCGACTGGGTGGGCTGGAAGAACACGCCGCAGGAGGGCCTCGTCCTCGGCGTGATCGCGATCGTCTGGGTCGCCGCGATCGTCTGGTCGGTCCGGGCCTACCGCGCCGACCAGGCCGCCGCCCGCGCCGAGGCCGTGCCCGTCGTCGAGGGCGAGGAGAAGGCCGCCGCGCCGGCCGTCTGA
- a CDS encoding HdeD family acid-resistance protein, whose product MVDEVGAEVETTLRKIWWLPVLRGAVLLVLGLLMLVRPIDTATLLMWIWGVFAVIDGVLSLGMWLGNRKEPGAGWWAVAGLVGIAFGVIAMVWPDKSVTVVFYLISLWILVLGVLAIIASVTLYRARDIGWYWVLTFGLVSFLFGLLVLINPQETIAVVMVLLGLFAFVGGVVLIVSGFATKSFVRAVGRGSAVV is encoded by the coding sequence GTGGTCGACGAGGTGGGCGCAGAGGTCGAGACGACGCTGCGCAAGATCTGGTGGCTCCCCGTCCTGCGCGGAGCCGTGCTGCTGGTCCTGGGTCTGCTGATGCTCGTCCGACCGATCGACACGGCGACGCTGCTCATGTGGATCTGGGGCGTGTTCGCCGTCATCGACGGCGTGCTGTCGCTGGGGATGTGGCTCGGCAACCGCAAGGAGCCGGGGGCCGGCTGGTGGGCGGTCGCGGGGCTCGTGGGGATCGCGTTCGGCGTGATCGCGATGGTGTGGCCCGACAAGTCGGTGACGGTCGTGTTCTACCTGATCTCGCTCTGGATCCTGGTGCTGGGCGTCCTCGCGATCATCGCGTCGGTGACCCTGTACCGGGCGCGGGACATCGGCTGGTACTGGGTGCTGACGTTCGGGCTGGTCTCGTTCCTGTTCGGCCTGCTCGTCCTCATCAACCCGCAGGAGACGATCGCGGTCGTCATGGTCCTGCTCGGGCTGTTCGCGTTCGTCGGCGGCGTCGTGCTGATCGTCAGCGGCTTCGCGACGAAGTCGTTCGTGCGGGCGGTCGGGCGCGGCTCGGCGGTCGTCTGA
- a CDS encoding heavy metal translocating P-type ATPase, with protein sequence MSTPDERPTAGAPVALVDLDVQGMTCASCVARVERRLNQVPGASATVNLALETAHVELRASDDGSVADDSALLAAVRRAGYDGRVTARRGEKVAAGAEVVDPQATVDHAGHGAATVPAARHAAGHAGGPDAGHGAGHGHDMDPFEHALSGHSMAPGHEMDADEDTSAPTDARGTDLRRRLRVATVLTVPVLLLSMIPALQFTGWQWVVAALALPVSTWAAWPFHKAAARAARHGASTMDTLVSIGIVAATGWSLWALLLGGAGELGMTMTPTLWPAADPGHGEMAVPELYFEVAAVVTTFLLAGRYAEHRSRRRAGDALRALLDLGAKDVALLVTGPDGRRVEQRVPVGRLAVGDEFTVRPGEKVATDGVVVSGTSALDTSLLTGEPVPVDVGPGDEVTGATVNTSGALVVRATRVGEETRLAQIGRLVAAAQTGKAPVQRLADRISAVFVPVVLVLAAGTLVTWLLVGGSVQAAFTAAVAVLIIACPCALGLATPTALLVGTGRGAQLGILIKGPEILENTRTVDTVVLDKTGTVTEGRMALVDVLPVEGTSRDEALRFAAAVEQLAEHPVARAIATASHEPSDASGRAVEVGADGVAIGADQVHDFRAHAGHGVSGVVRTAHSGVGLARRVLVGRTGWLRDEGVDTTPVDDAVRRAEDDGATAVVVAWDGAARGVLVLRDPVKPTSAQAVAELRALGLRPVLLTGDNLGAARAAARSVGIAEDDVIAQVLPADKVAQVQRLQAEGRRVAMVGDGVNDAAALATADLGLAMGTGTDVAIEAADLTLVRGDLRTAGQAVRLSRKTLSVIRQNLFWAFAYNVAAIPLAALGLLNPMIAGAAMAFSSVLVVGNSLRLRTFA encoded by the coding sequence GTGAGCACACCGGACGAGCGCCCCACGGCGGGCGCACCCGTCGCCCTCGTCGACCTCGACGTCCAGGGCATGACGTGCGCGTCGTGCGTCGCGCGCGTCGAGCGGCGCCTCAACCAGGTGCCGGGCGCGTCGGCGACCGTGAACCTCGCGCTCGAGACCGCGCACGTCGAGCTCCGGGCCTCCGACGACGGCAGCGTCGCGGACGACTCCGCGCTGCTCGCCGCCGTCCGGCGCGCCGGGTACGACGGGCGCGTCACCGCGCGTCGCGGCGAGAAGGTCGCCGCGGGCGCGGAGGTCGTCGACCCGCAGGCGACGGTGGACCACGCCGGCCACGGCGCGGCGACCGTCCCCGCGGCACGGCACGCGGCCGGGCACGCCGGAGGGCCCGACGCGGGGCACGGTGCGGGTCACGGGCACGACATGGACCCGTTCGAGCACGCGCTCTCGGGCCACTCGATGGCGCCCGGTCACGAGATGGACGCCGACGAGGACACCTCGGCCCCGACCGACGCGCGCGGCACCGACCTGCGCCGCCGGCTGCGGGTCGCGACCGTCCTCACGGTCCCCGTCCTGCTCCTGTCGATGATCCCCGCGCTCCAGTTCACGGGCTGGCAGTGGGTCGTCGCCGCGCTGGCCCTGCCGGTGTCGACGTGGGCGGCCTGGCCGTTCCACAAGGCGGCGGCGCGCGCGGCACGGCACGGCGCGTCGACGATGGACACGCTCGTGTCGATCGGCATCGTCGCGGCGACCGGCTGGTCGCTGTGGGCGCTGCTGCTGGGCGGCGCGGGCGAGCTCGGCATGACCATGACGCCCACGCTGTGGCCCGCGGCCGACCCCGGCCACGGCGAGATGGCCGTCCCCGAGCTGTACTTCGAGGTCGCGGCCGTCGTCACGACGTTCCTGCTGGCCGGGCGCTACGCCGAGCACAGGTCCCGCCGCCGCGCGGGCGACGCGCTGCGCGCGCTGCTCGACCTCGGCGCGAAGGACGTCGCACTGCTGGTCACGGGCCCGGACGGGCGTCGCGTCGAGCAGCGCGTCCCGGTCGGCCGGCTGGCCGTCGGCGACGAGTTCACCGTGCGCCCGGGCGAGAAGGTCGCGACGGACGGCGTCGTGGTGTCCGGCACGAGCGCGCTCGACACGTCGCTCCTCACGGGTGAGCCCGTCCCGGTGGACGTCGGACCGGGCGACGAGGTGACCGGCGCGACCGTGAACACCTCCGGTGCGCTCGTCGTGCGCGCGACGCGCGTCGGCGAGGAGACGCGGCTGGCCCAGATCGGCCGGCTCGTCGCCGCGGCGCAGACGGGCAAGGCGCCCGTGCAGCGGCTCGCGGACCGCATCTCGGCGGTGTTCGTGCCGGTCGTGCTCGTGCTCGCCGCGGGCACGCTCGTCACCTGGCTGCTCGTGGGCGGCTCGGTGCAGGCCGCGTTCACGGCCGCCGTCGCGGTGCTGATCATCGCGTGCCCCTGCGCCCTCGGGCTCGCGACGCCGACCGCGCTCCTGGTCGGCACCGGCCGCGGCGCGCAGCTCGGCATCCTCATCAAGGGTCCCGAGATCCTCGAGAACACCCGCACCGTCGACACCGTGGTGCTCGACAAGACCGGCACGGTGACCGAGGGCCGCATGGCGCTCGTCGACGTGCTGCCCGTCGAGGGGACGTCGCGCGACGAGGCCCTGCGCTTCGCAGCGGCCGTCGAGCAGCTCGCGGAGCACCCGGTCGCCCGCGCGATCGCGACCGCCTCGCACGAGCCGTCGGACGCGTCCGGCCGCGCCGTCGAGGTGGGCGCGGACGGTGTCGCCATCGGCGCCGACCAGGTGCACGACTTCCGCGCGCACGCCGGGCACGGGGTGTCGGGCGTCGTCCGCACCGCGCACTCGGGTGTCGGGCTGGCGCGTCGCGTGCTGGTCGGGCGCACCGGCTGGCTGCGCGACGAGGGCGTCGACACGACCCCCGTCGACGACGCCGTGCGCCGCGCGGAGGACGACGGCGCGACCGCGGTCGTCGTCGCGTGGGACGGCGCCGCGCGCGGCGTGCTCGTCCTGCGCGACCCGGTGAAGCCGACGTCCGCGCAGGCGGTCGCCGAGCTGCGGGCCCTCGGCCTGCGGCCCGTGCTGCTCACCGGTGACAACCTCGGCGCCGCGCGCGCCGCGGCCCGCTCGGTCGGGATCGCGGAGGACGACGTCATCGCGCAGGTCCTGCCGGCCGACAAGGTCGCGCAGGTCCAGCGGCTCCAGGCCGAGGGGCGTCGCGTCGCGATGGTCGGCGACGGCGTGAACGACGCCGCGGCGCTCGCCACGGCGGACCTGGGCCTCGCGATGGGCACGGGCACCGACGTCGCGATCGAGGCGGCCGACCTCACGCTGGTCCGCGGCGACCTGCGCACGGCCGGTCAGGCGGTGCGGCTGTCCCGCAAGACGCTGTCGGTGATCCGGCAGAACCTCTTCTGGGCGTTCGCGTACAACGTCGCGGCGATCCCGCTCGCGGCGCTCGGGCTGCTGAACCCGATGATCGCGGGCGCCGCGATGGCGTTCTCGTCGGTCCTGGTCGTCGGCAACTCGCTGCGCCTGCGCACGTTCGCCTGA
- a CDS encoding RrF2 family transcriptional regulator produces MRVSAKADYAVRACAELAASPHGDPVSSDVLAGGQDIPVSFLERILGDLRRAGIVASVRGRSGGYRLARPADQVTLAEVIRAVDGPLVTVRDERPPSLTYEGSAAALLDVWVALRTSVRQVLDEVTLADLVGRRLPPQVQALADTDGAWDNP; encoded by the coding sequence ATGCGGGTCTCGGCGAAGGCGGACTATGCGGTGCGGGCGTGCGCGGAGCTGGCGGCGAGCCCGCACGGTGACCCGGTGTCCTCGGACGTGCTGGCCGGCGGGCAGGACATCCCGGTGAGCTTCCTCGAGCGGATCCTCGGCGACCTGCGCCGGGCGGGCATCGTCGCGTCGGTCCGTGGTCGGTCCGGCGGCTACCGGCTGGCCCGTCCCGCGGACCAGGTGACGCTCGCGGAGGTGATCCGCGCGGTCGACGGCCCGCTCGTGACCGTCCGCGACGAGCGGCCGCCGAGCCTCACGTACGAGGGGTCGGCCGCCGCGCTGCTCGACGTCTGGGTCGCGCTGCGCACGAGCGTGCGCCAGGTGCTCGACGAGGTGACGCTCGCCGACCTCGTGGGCCGGCGGCTGCCGCCGCAGGTGCAGGCGCTCGCCGACACCGACGGCGCGTGGGACAACCCCTGA